The following are encoded together in the uncultured Sphaerochaeta sp. genome:
- the gyrA gene encoding DNA topoisomerase (ATP-hydrolyzing) subunit A, producing MEEVNENRTIIVDVAKEMRTSYLNYAMSVIVSRALPDVRDGLKPVHRRILFDMYEMGLRANSSYKKCARIVGDVLGKYHPHGDGSVYDALVRLAQDFSLRYPVVNPQGNFGSIDGDPAAAMRYTEAKMSRIGEEMLQDIQKETVDFGPNYDDSMTEPLVLPGSFPFLLANGSSGIAVGMATNMAPHNLQEISDAICAVIENPDITLDELMEHIKGPDFPSGGVICGMQGIKDAFSTGRGKIVMRSVYEIEESDRGHDQIVFTEIPYQVNKADLVKKIDDLRKDGAIPMISTIRDESDRNGIRIVVELKMGSEPMVVLNQLFSRTALQSNFNVNNLALVKGRPQLLTLKEMLLYYIEHRTEVVIRRTRYDLRKAQERAHILRGLKIGLDNIDEVIKIIKESDDNTIAANRLVERFGLDDIQAQAIIDMKLGRLSHLETSKILDELGELEQKIAYYQDLLADDQKILDVVKSEVRSLPSSLVPKDRRLTRIAREELGQATDEDFIKEESVVVLISNKGFAKRIPVEEYDAHGRAGKGTRTTKLQDGDFVDHMFVASTHEYVMFVSNAGKAYYIKGFQIPEATKTAKGTSIKNILQLETTEKITSIIAFKEFSEDKYLMMATRQGVVKKVSLSNFMNARVRGIRALFLDEGDELLSCDLVEEGDEVMLITKNGRGLRFRQSDVRAMGRASRGVRGIRLIGDDQVAGLLKVDDSHRILMITENGQGKQVTFDSFNVHGRGTQGQKIFRLGTKATFIVGVLSVNDDNDVVCVTMMGQTLRVHCDAISVQGRNAAGVRVVSMKWKNDSIVAIASTEKDEEEEVEIPEAPNPEDVVQDEDVDDDESDDVVIDDSDNE from the coding sequence GTGGAAGAAGTAAACGAAAATAGGACAATAATTGTAGACGTGGCAAAGGAGATGCGAACCTCGTATCTCAACTATGCCATGTCCGTCATTGTCAGCAGGGCCCTCCCTGATGTGCGTGACGGTCTCAAGCCGGTCCACAGAAGAATCCTCTTTGATATGTATGAGATGGGGCTGAGAGCCAACTCCTCATATAAGAAATGTGCTCGTATTGTTGGTGATGTACTTGGTAAGTACCATCCCCATGGGGATGGATCTGTATACGATGCATTGGTACGTCTCGCACAGGATTTCTCCTTACGCTACCCAGTGGTAAACCCCCAGGGTAACTTTGGGTCCATTGATGGTGACCCGGCAGCAGCAATGCGATATACCGAGGCTAAGATGAGCCGAATCGGTGAAGAGATGTTGCAGGATATCCAGAAGGAAACTGTTGATTTCGGCCCCAACTATGATGACTCGATGACCGAGCCTCTTGTGCTACCTGGTTCCTTCCCCTTCCTGTTGGCAAACGGGAGTAGTGGAATTGCCGTTGGTATGGCCACCAATATGGCTCCTCACAACTTGCAGGAAATCTCTGACGCCATCTGTGCGGTCATTGAAAATCCTGATATCACGCTCGATGAGTTGATGGAGCATATCAAGGGACCTGATTTCCCTTCAGGTGGGGTTATCTGTGGTATGCAGGGTATCAAGGATGCCTTTTCTACCGGCCGTGGTAAGATTGTTATGCGTTCGGTGTATGAGATCGAGGAGAGTGACCGTGGTCATGACCAGATTGTCTTCACCGAGATTCCCTACCAGGTCAATAAAGCTGATCTGGTGAAGAAGATTGATGACCTCCGAAAGGATGGCGCAATCCCTATGATCAGTACAATACGCGACGAGTCCGACCGTAACGGTATCAGGATTGTGGTGGAGCTGAAGATGGGATCCGAGCCGATGGTGGTGCTCAACCAGTTATTCAGTCGCACTGCCCTACAGTCAAATTTCAATGTCAACAATCTTGCACTGGTGAAGGGAAGGCCTCAGTTGCTCACGCTCAAGGAGATGTTGCTCTATTACATTGAGCATCGAACCGAGGTGGTAATAAGGCGGACAAGGTATGATTTGCGCAAGGCACAAGAGCGTGCACATATCCTCAGGGGCTTGAAAATTGGTCTTGATAACATTGATGAGGTAATCAAGATCATCAAGGAGTCTGATGATAACACGATAGCTGCAAATCGTCTCGTTGAACGGTTTGGTTTGGATGATATCCAAGCGCAGGCGATTATCGACATGAAACTTGGTCGCTTGAGTCATCTTGAGACTTCCAAGATATTGGATGAATTGGGAGAGCTTGAACAGAAGATAGCCTACTATCAGGACTTGCTTGCTGACGACCAGAAGATATTGGACGTTGTCAAATCTGAAGTTCGCTCCCTTCCCTCCTCTCTTGTTCCAAAAGACCGTAGACTTACTAGAATTGCTCGAGAAGAATTGGGGCAGGCAACAGATGAGGATTTCATCAAGGAAGAATCAGTCGTTGTATTGATCAGCAACAAGGGCTTTGCAAAGCGAATTCCTGTCGAGGAGTATGATGCTCACGGACGTGCAGGCAAGGGAACCAGGACAACCAAGCTGCAGGACGGCGATTTCGTCGACCATATGTTTGTTGCTTCAACCCATGAATATGTAATGTTCGTCAGTAATGCAGGTAAGGCTTACTATATCAAGGGATTCCAAATTCCTGAAGCTACCAAGACTGCAAAGGGGACCAGTATTAAGAATATTCTTCAACTGGAAACCACCGAGAAGATCACTTCGATCATTGCATTCAAGGAATTCAGTGAAGATAAATACCTGATGATGGCTACCCGTCAGGGTGTTGTGAAAAAGGTATCGTTGTCCAACTTCATGAATGCAAGAGTTCGTGGTATCAGGGCCTTGTTCCTTGATGAAGGTGATGAGCTGTTGAGTTGTGACCTGGTTGAGGAAGGTGATGAAGTAATGTTGATCACCAAGAATGGTCGTGGGCTCAGGTTCCGTCAGAGTGATGTACGAGCAATGGGAAGAGCTAGTCGTGGTGTTCGCGGTATCCGCCTGATTGGAGATGACCAGGTTGCTGGACTGTTGAAGGTAGATGATTCCCATAGAATTCTCATGATTACTGAAAATGGGCAGGGCAAACAGGTAACCTTTGATAGCTTTAATGTGCATGGTAGAGGAACACAAGGACAGAAGATCTTCCGTCTTGGAACTAAGGCCACCTTTATAGTGGGTGTGCTGAGTGTGAACGACGATAATGATGTTGTGTGTGTCACCATGATGGGACAGACACTGAGAGTTCATTGTGATGCAATCTCTGTACAAGGGAGAAATGCTGCCGGAGTTCGTGTGGTATCGATGAAGTGGAAGAACGACTCCATCGTGGCCATTGCTTCTACTGAGAAAGATGAAGAGGAAGAAGTAGAGATTCCTGAAGCACCAAATCCAGAGGATGTGGTACAAGACGAGGATGTTGATGATGATGAATCTGATGATGTGGTAATTGACGATTCAGATAACGAATAA
- a CDS encoding NifU family protein → MIEDKVKKALEDIRPSLQNDGGDIEFISLVGNDVTVRLVGACAGCPMSQMTLKGGVERYLRNFVDPNLTVVNSPDL, encoded by the coding sequence ATGATAGAAGATAAAGTCAAAAAGGCACTTGAGGACATTAGGCCCTCTTTGCAAAATGACGGTGGAGATATTGAGTTCATCAGTTTGGTTGGCAATGATGTAACTGTTCGTCTTGTTGGCGCATGTGCTGGTTGCCCTATGTCCCAAATGACCCTGAAAGGTGGTGTAGAACGCTACCTTCGCAACTTTGTAGATCCGAATCTAACTGTGGTAAATAGCCCAGATTTATAG
- a CDS encoding ParA family protein, whose amino-acid sequence MSAQTILFLNQKGGVGKTTSAVNLGAALAGQGKKVLLIDLDAQGNLTSATSIDGRQPGIYEVIAGQLPAVEAIQQTPVKNLYAIPSNINMAGLNIELVEEEERELFIKRALTSLEDSWEYILADCPPSLGLVTVNAMAWAKKVIIPMQCEYLAMEGLSLLTRTVGNIKKSINPDLEVLGILFTMYSKRTNLAKEVVEDVSSFFPQLVFKTMIPRNIRLAEAPSHGLPITVYDGSSSGAKAYKALAKEVTKRVARNQ is encoded by the coding sequence ATGAGTGCACAAACAATACTGTTTTTGAACCAAAAAGGTGGAGTAGGTAAAACTACCTCAGCAGTCAACTTGGGAGCTGCGTTGGCGGGGCAGGGTAAGAAGGTCCTGTTGATCGACTTGGATGCCCAGGGAAATCTCACCAGTGCAACCTCCATCGACGGGAGGCAACCTGGTATCTATGAGGTAATAGCTGGTCAGCTTCCCGCTGTGGAAGCGATTCAGCAGACCCCTGTCAAGAATCTCTACGCCATACCCAGTAATATCAACATGGCTGGTTTGAATATTGAGCTGGTTGAGGAGGAAGAGAGAGAGCTTTTTATTAAACGAGCCCTTACATCCTTGGAGGATTCCTGGGAGTATATCCTTGCAGATTGTCCACCATCACTTGGATTGGTCACGGTCAATGCAATGGCATGGGCCAAGAAAGTGATCATTCCAATGCAATGTGAATACTTGGCGATGGAGGGGTTAAGCTTATTAACAAGAACCGTGGGGAATATAAAGAAATCAATTAATCCTGATCTTGAAGTACTAGGAATTCTATTTACTATGTATAGCAAGCGTACTAATCTGGCTAAGGAAGTAGTTGAAGATGTGAGTTCCTTTTTTCCACAGTTGGTCTTCAAGACTATGATTCCCAGAAATATCCGACTTGCAGAAGCCCCTTCCCATGGACTACCGATTACAGTATACGATGGCTCAAGCAGTGGGGCAAAAGCATATAAGGCATTAGCCAAGGAGGTTACAAAACGTGTCGCAAGAAACCAATAA
- a CDS encoding ParB/RepB/Spo0J family partition protein, giving the protein MSQETNKKHGLGKGIGSLMQDYSFDSVLDSALGLASSKPDAEKGQRVLEVPVEQIRANPNQPRKDFNQEALEELSQSIQREGVLQPILVEEIAPGLYSIVAGERRFRAAKIAGLERMPVLVKDFTQMQRLEVSLIENIQRESLNPIEEAKAYAYLIQEAGITQEELAKRLGKNRSTISNSIRLLQLSSSMQQDLLNGKFSAGQARAILSVVNPADREILYRTVLEKDLSVRATEQLASQFNMGKRAAYQKKKRAKKSLAKAPEIIAIEDKFLHAVGSQVEIKGSLEKGKIEIPFTSSEELERLYQLLMPNQGLFEL; this is encoded by the coding sequence GTGTCGCAAGAAACCAATAAGAAACATGGATTGGGGAAAGGAATAGGTTCCTTGATGCAAGACTATTCATTCGATTCAGTTTTGGACTCCGCTCTTGGCTTAGCCTCATCAAAACCAGATGCAGAAAAAGGACAACGTGTACTTGAGGTCCCTGTTGAACAAATTCGTGCAAATCCAAACCAGCCAAGAAAAGATTTTAACCAAGAAGCACTGGAAGAATTGAGCCAATCGATCCAACGAGAAGGTGTATTGCAGCCTATCCTGGTAGAGGAGATTGCACCCGGGTTATATAGTATTGTTGCAGGCGAGAGACGATTTCGGGCAGCAAAAATCGCCGGACTTGAGCGGATGCCGGTACTGGTGAAAGATTTCACCCAGATGCAACGATTGGAAGTTTCTCTCATAGAGAATATTCAGAGAGAGAGCCTAAATCCTATTGAAGAAGCGAAGGCGTATGCTTACCTTATTCAAGAAGCAGGGATAACCCAAGAGGAGCTGGCAAAGCGATTGGGAAAAAACAGGTCCACCATTAGTAATAGCATTCGGTTATTACAGTTGAGCTCCTCCATGCAGCAGGATTTATTGAACGGAAAATTTTCTGCGGGTCAGGCGAGAGCAATCCTTTCCGTGGTGAATCCTGCTGACAGGGAAATTCTTTATCGTACAGTATTGGAGAAGGATCTTTCAGTACGAGCAACGGAACAGTTGGCTTCCCAGTTCAATATGGGCAAACGTGCTGCATATCAAAAGAAGAAACGAGCCAAGAAGAGTCTGGCGAAAGCTCCAGAGATTATTGCAATCGAAGATAAATTCCTGCATGCAGTAGGATCGCAGGTGGAGATTAAAGGATCCCTGGAAAAAGGAAAGATTGAGATTCCCTTTACCAGTAGTGAAGAATTGGAAAGACTGTATCAGTTGCTGATGCCAAATCAGGGACTGTTTGAACTATAA
- a CDS encoding peptidylprolyl isomerase, translated as MDKKELKDGLYAVLHTSKGDITLFLESKKAPMTTANFVGLAEGSLNVNGEGKPFYTNLSFHRVIENFMIQGGCPKGNGTGGPGYTFPDEFDDSLKHTEPGVLSMANAGPGTNGSQFFITHVATPWLDGKHSVFGHVVDGMDVVNSIAQGDKLNRVEIVRVGKDAEAFEVSREIFTQYVLAAEEKNKSREAKEKEKLEKELKNRWPDAKVTETGLRYVVKKDGEGKKSPKQGQTVTVHYTGSLLDGRIFDSSVQRGTPAQFAIGQVIEGWNEALKTMTVGEQRTLIIPPELGYGTMGYPGVIPPNSYLIFDVELIKF; from the coding sequence ATGGATAAGAAAGAATTGAAGGACGGCTTGTATGCCGTATTGCATACCAGTAAGGGTGACATCACACTATTCCTTGAGAGCAAGAAAGCTCCAATGACTACTGCAAACTTTGTTGGGCTTGCAGAGGGATCTTTGAATGTGAATGGGGAAGGAAAGCCTTTCTATACCAATCTATCCTTCCATCGGGTCATTGAAAACTTCATGATCCAAGGTGGATGCCCGAAAGGGAATGGGACAGGAGGTCCTGGATATACGTTCCCAGACGAGTTCGATGATTCATTGAAACATACCGAACCAGGTGTTCTCTCCATGGCCAACGCTGGACCCGGAACAAATGGAAGCCAATTTTTTATCACACATGTGGCGACTCCCTGGTTGGATGGTAAGCATTCCGTCTTTGGTCATGTTGTAGATGGCATGGATGTAGTGAACTCCATTGCGCAAGGTGATAAGCTCAATCGTGTTGAGATTGTACGTGTAGGAAAGGATGCGGAGGCATTCGAAGTCTCTCGTGAGATCTTTACCCAGTATGTACTTGCAGCAGAGGAGAAGAACAAGAGCCGTGAAGCTAAGGAAAAAGAGAAGCTTGAGAAGGAACTGAAGAATCGCTGGCCTGATGCAAAAGTGACAGAGACAGGTCTTCGGTATGTAGTAAAGAAGGACGGTGAAGGAAAGAAAAGCCCGAAACAAGGCCAGACGGTTACTGTTCACTATACTGGTTCCTTGCTTGATGGAAGGATTTTTGATAGTTCGGTGCAGAGGGGAACACCTGCACAGTTTGCAATCGGTCAGGTAATTGAAGGGTGGAATGAGGCCTTAAAAACTATGACTGTCGGTGAACAGCGGACCCTGATCATCCCCCCTGAGCTCGGATACGGGACCATGGGATATCCAGGGGTTATCCCTCCCAACTCCTATCTGATTTTCGATGTGGAGTTGATAAAGTTTTAA
- the radA gene encoding DNA repair protein RadA: MKEKAVHYVCSQCGRVETKWLGRCPDCGSWNTFEEEAVSKPSDGKRAVISTATKPVSLEEVAIDPLFRYETGISELDRVLGGGVMRGSSILLGGEPGIGKSTLMLQVLEKCSSGRKVLYISGEESPSQVKLRAQRLELNLSSISIFCDTRVEVVVSILSEEKPDVVVVDSLQTLTTDEIPSPAGSVNQIRSCSTTLVGLCKQLGISLFLIGHVTKEGVLAGPKVIEHLVDTVIYFEQISSGIRLIRAAKNRFGSVDEIGIFSMHEKGLSPVANPSSFFITDRLTKDIPPGISYTPVLEGSRTFLVEIQALTTSAKNGYTRIYSDRIDTARVTRVAAILERHAGLRLSDQDIYVNVAGGMKLSEVSIELPLALALWSALTNKSIPKALVSYGELSLAGEVRGVGFPDKREKAAKELGFKRSIVPRVSTRSPLVQHACTTIKEALDLMNSMK; this comes from the coding sequence GTGAAAGAGAAGGCTGTTCATTACGTCTGTAGCCAATGTGGCAGGGTTGAGACAAAATGGTTGGGACGCTGTCCAGACTGCGGAAGTTGGAACACCTTTGAAGAGGAAGCGGTAAGTAAACCTTCCGATGGCAAACGTGCTGTGATCAGCACCGCTACCAAGCCTGTGAGTTTGGAGGAAGTTGCCATTGATCCTTTGTTCCGTTATGAGACAGGTATCAGTGAACTTGACCGGGTACTTGGTGGAGGAGTCATGCGTGGCTCTTCCATCCTCCTTGGGGGAGAGCCGGGTATCGGCAAGTCCACCTTAATGCTCCAGGTCCTTGAAAAGTGCTCGAGCGGACGGAAAGTGCTCTACATTTCCGGAGAGGAGTCACCAAGTCAGGTTAAGCTTCGTGCCCAACGACTCGAACTCAATCTTTCATCCATCTCCATTTTTTGTGATACCAGGGTGGAAGTGGTGGTAAGTATATTGAGTGAAGAGAAGCCTGATGTAGTTGTGGTTGATTCATTGCAGACACTCACCACTGATGAGATCCCTTCCCCTGCCGGGTCAGTAAACCAAATCCGATCTTGCTCGACTACCTTGGTTGGACTCTGTAAACAGTTGGGAATATCGCTGTTTCTCATTGGGCATGTGACGAAGGAAGGGGTTTTGGCTGGCCCGAAAGTCATCGAACATCTGGTTGATACCGTAATCTACTTTGAGCAGATTTCCAGTGGAATTCGGTTGATTCGAGCTGCAAAAAATCGGTTTGGCTCAGTTGATGAAATCGGTATTTTCAGTATGCATGAGAAAGGGCTCAGCCCTGTGGCAAATCCATCCTCATTCTTTATCACCGATAGGCTTACAAAGGACATTCCCCCTGGGATATCCTATACCCCGGTTCTTGAAGGGTCACGGACATTTCTAGTAGAAATCCAGGCACTGACTACCAGTGCCAAGAATGGGTATACCCGCATCTATTCAGACAGAATTGATACAGCCAGGGTTACCCGCGTTGCTGCAATTTTGGAGCGACATGCAGGCCTTCGGCTCAGCGACCAGGATATCTATGTCAATGTAGCCGGTGGGATGAAACTCAGCGAGGTGTCCATTGAGTTGCCCCTTGCCCTTGCCCTCTGGTCTGCCTTGACCAACAAGAGTATACCCAAGGCATTGGTTAGCTATGGGGAGCTTAGCCTGGCGGGAGAAGTGAGGGGTGTTGGGTTTCCTGACAAGAGAGAGAAGGCGGCAAAAGAGCTGGGGTTCAAACGTTCAATAGTCCCCAGAGTAAGTACTCGCTCCCCATTAGTCCAGCATGCTTGCACTACCATAAAAGAAGCTCTGGATCTTATGAATTCAATGAAGTGA
- a CDS encoding TraB/GumN family protein gives MTDEKMSDTFHRLTLNDGREILLVGTAHVSKESVDEVAQLIESEQPDHICLELDDGRMKNREEKSSWSDMDIKKVLKENKGFLLLANMALSSFQKRMGDQSGSAPGEEILSAARLAKEKEIPYSLCDREIQVTFSRAWRKSNLWNKAKLIATIISAVFSNEKISEEELESLKKADVMQGMMDEMAKELPSVKEVLIDERDRYLATSIFLSPGDKKLAVIGAGHQGGIIKTIKAIEEGSIGTDLTDISTAPKAGKAGKIFSWGFPILIVGILLYGFFNLGQSEGIKMFGYWLAVNMSFTAIGAILALAHPLNTLVSILSAPLTSLHPGIGIGMVSGLMEATLRKPKVRDFEQLGEDATTFKGWYRNRVLHTLLVFLYTSLLASIGNVVIFPILLSMLGS, from the coding sequence ATGACTGATGAAAAAATGAGTGATACCTTCCACCGACTTACACTCAACGATGGAAGAGAGATTCTCCTTGTGGGCACAGCCCATGTATCCAAAGAGAGTGTTGATGAAGTTGCACAGCTCATTGAGAGTGAGCAACCTGACCATATCTGCCTTGAACTTGACGATGGACGGATGAAAAACAGGGAGGAGAAATCCTCTTGGTCAGATATGGACATCAAGAAGGTCCTCAAGGAAAATAAGGGGTTCCTCCTGTTGGCGAATATGGCCCTCTCCTCCTTTCAGAAACGAATGGGAGACCAATCAGGGAGTGCCCCCGGAGAAGAAATCCTCAGTGCAGCCAGACTGGCCAAGGAAAAAGAGATACCCTACTCACTCTGTGACCGGGAAATCCAGGTCACTTTCAGCAGGGCATGGAGAAAGTCGAACCTCTGGAACAAGGCGAAACTCATTGCCACCATCATCAGTGCCGTTTTCAGTAATGAAAAGATTTCCGAGGAGGAACTGGAGTCCCTCAAGAAAGCCGATGTGATGCAAGGCATGATGGATGAGATGGCCAAGGAACTACCGTCGGTCAAGGAAGTGCTCATTGACGAGCGTGACCGCTACCTTGCAACCAGTATCTTTCTCTCCCCTGGAGATAAAAAGTTAGCCGTCATTGGAGCAGGTCACCAAGGCGGTATCATCAAGACAATCAAGGCAATCGAAGAGGGCTCCATCGGTACCGACCTTACAGATATAAGTACCGCTCCGAAGGCTGGGAAGGCAGGCAAAATATTTTCTTGGGGTTTCCCCATACTTATTGTGGGAATCCTCTTGTATGGTTTCTTCAACCTCGGTCAGAGTGAAGGGATCAAGATGTTTGGGTACTGGCTGGCAGTGAACATGAGCTTCACCGCCATTGGTGCCATCCTGGCTCTAGCCCATCCCCTCAACACATTGGTGAGTATATTGTCAGCCCCCCTAACAAGCCTCCATCCAGGAATTGGAATAGGTATGGTGAGTGGATTGATGGAAGCGACACTGAGAAAACCAAAGGTACGGGACTTTGAACAACTAGGAGAGGATGCTACAACCTTCAAGGGTTGGTATCGCAACCGCGTATTACATACACTTCTCGTATTCCTCTATACAAGCTTATTGGCATCCATCGGAAATGTAGTCATATTCCCCATTCTTCTCAGTATGCTTGGTTCATAA
- a CDS encoding lysine exporter LysO family protein translates to METLLYLAKLALALVLGMGSAHLLGKERFTHVSAYAQMFLVWLLLFFMGVNTGGIEGITSQFGTIGITALLITLFGVAGTILVALLFSFILTPSLRSEHIAIAKRKEQSFIRRLYDIIKEPLLLVSIVILGLVLRLGTNAFSWFDSSLVTYLLYVLLFSVGMGMVHRKISFKGVFADRSLFFLPLYTIFGTYVGAFGVFLFTPYTLSQVIGMLSGFGWYSLSGILITDLGYPVLGSISFLSNLLRESFSFFLIPLFGRLGRRYYYPAVCTAGATSMDVTLVLLSSHFGTRTMVGSIYHGVIMSLVAPLLIPLFF, encoded by the coding sequence ATGGAAACACTTCTCTATCTGGCGAAACTCGCCCTTGCTTTAGTTCTCGGAATGGGTTCTGCACATCTTTTGGGCAAGGAGCGGTTTACCCATGTCTCTGCGTATGCTCAGATGTTCTTGGTTTGGCTTCTGCTGTTTTTCATGGGGGTGAACACTGGGGGAATCGAAGGAATTACCTCACAGTTTGGGACCATTGGCATTACTGCGTTGCTTATCACCCTTTTTGGAGTGGCCGGTACCATTTTAGTTGCTCTGCTTTTTTCCTTCATCCTGACACCCTCCTTGCGTTCTGAACATATTGCCATTGCAAAGAGGAAGGAGCAGAGTTTCATCAGAAGACTATATGATATTATCAAGGAACCTCTGCTCTTGGTTTCCATTGTAATCCTTGGGTTGGTATTGAGACTGGGTACGAATGCTTTCTCTTGGTTCGACAGTTCCTTGGTTACCTACCTGCTTTATGTGCTGTTGTTTTCTGTTGGTATGGGTATGGTCCATCGAAAGATAAGCTTCAAAGGAGTGTTTGCTGATAGAAGCCTGTTTTTCCTCCCCCTCTACACCATATTCGGCACCTATGTTGGAGCCTTTGGTGTTTTCCTTTTCACTCCCTATACCCTCTCACAAGTCATAGGGATGCTTAGTGGTTTTGGGTGGTACTCTCTCTCCGGTATACTGATCACCGATCTGGGGTACCCTGTTCTTGGTTCCATATCATTCCTGTCCAATCTGCTGAGGGAGAGTTTCTCTTTCTTCCTCATTCCTCTCTTTGGAAGGTTGGGAAGGAGGTATTACTATCCTGCAGTCTGCACTGCCGGTGCAACCAGTATGGATGTCACCTTGGTCTTGCTATCCTCTCACTTTGGGACGCGTACCATGGTAGGTTCGATCTATCATGGTGTGATCATGAGCTTGGTTGCTCCGCTTCTCATTCCTCTCTTTTTCTAA